A window of Sulfurimonas gotlandica GD1 contains these coding sequences:
- a CDS encoding FAD-dependent oxidoreductase has product MRSDVLIIGAGGAGLVAAINAHESGAKVRVITKEYPTRSQTSMAQGGINAALGNAGEDSVEAHVQNTLKSAHGIANEEAVRLLCESAPDAVEWLDSIGVCFSRTKDAKIAQRTLGGASAPRACYAQDYTGLKILHTLYDRCLSLGIEILNERYLLNFITQAPEKADTYIGGATVLNIRTGEVETYESASVIVATGGYARIYDKHSTNSTGSTGDGIAAAIRAGARLSDMEFVQFHPTALKNSSILISESARGAGGFLLNSKGERFTNELAPRDEVARAINDEIQKGEDVFLDIRHLGEEFIDEELPQERKLAKLYENVDPVYDLIPIKPVAHYTMGGIEVDKNSQTKIKGLYAVGECANHKVHGANRLGGNSLLELIVFGREAGKNAAEYAKTFDKSIDASSQTQSTNNFVMGVKHFTNEIDFYEKRSLIGNIFYNNAGISRDEMGLKEVLEAIRQIQREVPFMGPKDKSKIYNTNLVEFIEFGNMVELSEIILVCAISRNESRGAHFRSDIPKENDMAYKAHTITWKEDSVLCADFME; this is encoded by the coding sequence ATGAGAAGTGATGTTTTAATTATTGGAGCAGGTGGAGCAGGTTTAGTTGCTGCCATAAATGCTCACGAGAGTGGTGCTAAAGTTAGAGTGATAACAAAAGAGTACCCAACAAGAAGTCAAACTAGTATGGCTCAAGGCGGTATAAATGCTGCCTTAGGAAATGCTGGCGAAGACAGTGTTGAAGCACATGTTCAAAACACTCTCAAATCTGCACACGGAATCGCAAATGAAGAAGCTGTTAGACTTCTGTGTGAAAGTGCACCAGATGCAGTAGAATGGTTGGACAGCATCGGTGTATGTTTTTCTCGTACTAAAGATGCAAAGATAGCTCAAAGAACGCTAGGCGGTGCATCTGCTCCTCGTGCCTGTTATGCACAGGATTATACAGGTCTGAAAATTCTTCATACTCTATATGACAGATGTCTTAGTCTTGGCATCGAGATATTAAATGAGAGATATCTTTTAAACTTTATAACACAAGCACCTGAGAAAGCAGATACTTACATCGGCGGAGCTACAGTTTTAAATATCAGAACGGGAGAAGTTGAGACTTATGAGAGTGCATCAGTTATAGTTGCAACCGGTGGTTATGCCCGCATCTATGACAAGCACTCTACAAACTCAACCGGTTCAACTGGAGATGGCATTGCAGCAGCTATAAGAGCAGGAGCTAGACTCAGTGACATGGAGTTTGTACAGTTTCATCCAACTGCACTTAAAAACTCTTCTATCCTTATCTCTGAGAGTGCGAGAGGTGCAGGTGGTTTTCTTCTAAACTCAAAAGGTGAGAGATTCACAAATGAGTTAGCGCCTCGTGATGAGGTGGCTCGTGCTATTAATGATGAGATTCAAAAAGGTGAAGATGTCTTTTTAGATATTCGACATTTAGGTGAAGAGTTTATAGATGAAGAGCTTCCTCAAGAGAGAAAGCTTGCAAAGCTTTATGAAAATGTAGATCCTGTTTATGACCTGATTCCTATTAAACCAGTTGCTCATTACACTATGGGTGGAATAGAGGTCGATAAAAACTCTCAAACTAAGATAAAAGGGCTATATGCTGTTGGAGAGTGTGCGAATCATAAAGTTCATGGAGCAAATCGTCTTGGTGGAAACTCTCTGCTTGAGCTTATTGTCTTTGGACGTGAAGCGGGTAAAAATGCGGCAGAGTATGCAAAAACTTTTGACAAAAGCATAGACGCATCTAGCCAAACACAAAGTACTAACAACTTTGTTATGGGTGTAAAACATTTTACTAACGAGATAGACTTTTATGAAAAACGATCACTTATAGGAAATATTTTTTATAACAATGCAGGAATCTCAAGAGATGAGATGGGACTAAAAGAAGTTCTTGAAGCTATTCGTCAGATTCAAAGAGAAGTTCCTTTTATGGGTCCAAAAGATAAGTCTAAAATATATAACACAAATCTTGTTGAATTTATAGAGTTTGGAAATATGGTTGAGCTTAGTGAGATTATCTTAGTCTGTGCAATCAGTAGAAATGAGAGCAGAGGCGCTCACTTTAGAAGTGACATACCAAAAGAGAATGATATGGCATACAAGGCTCATACAATAACTTGGAAAGAAGATAGTGTGCTTTGTGCAGACTTTATGGAGTAA
- a CDS encoding succinate dehydrogenase/fumarate reductase iron-sulfur subunit, whose protein sequence is MKIRVARYTTEPQITEAVLEYEVQMQDATLLEVLNEIKTKQDSSLTYASGCRSSVCGSCSMRVNGREVLACAYKVQDGDLVEPMKNSPIIRDLVVDMDKAYSFNAKAKAWQSTLSPSTNLTQDNEKINEIQSDCILCGSCYSACPVYAVNEEFIGPFSLTRVWRYVSDVREEDSSQKIETIQTNGIWDCTLCNECTLVCPQDISSKADIEKLRSKSVMSGFSDPNFASSFGGGFGGSSFDGSPSF, encoded by the coding sequence ATGAAAATCAGAGTAGCAAGATATACAACAGAACCACAAATTACAGAGGCTGTTTTAGAGTATGAAGTACAGATGCAAGATGCCACACTCCTAGAAGTTCTAAATGAGATTAAAACAAAACAGGACTCTTCACTAACATATGCAAGCGGATGTAGAAGTAGTGTTTGTGGAAGCTGTTCTATGAGAGTTAATGGCAGAGAAGTCTTAGCCTGTGCCTATAAAGTTCAAGACGGTGACTTAGTTGAACCTATGAAGAACTCTCCGATTATTCGTGATTTAGTTGTAGATATGGACAAGGCTTACTCTTTTAACGCTAAAGCGAAAGCTTGGCAGAGCACACTGAGTCCATCGACTAATCTAACACAAGATAATGAGAAAATTAACGAGATACAGAGTGACTGTATTCTTTGTGGTTCATGTTACAGCGCTTGTCCTGTATATGCTGTAAATGAAGAGTTTATAGGACCGTTCTCTCTAACTCGTGTTTGGAGATATGTTAGTGACGTGAGAGAAGAAGATTCAAGCCAGAAGATAGAAACTATTCAAACTAATGGCATCTGGGATTGTACTCTTTGTAATGAGTGTACTCTTGTTTGTCCGCAAGATATCTCAAGTAAAGCAGATATAGAAAAACTTCGTTCTAAATCTGTGATGTCTGGATTTAGTGACCCTAATTTTGCTTCTTCTTTTGGTGGAGGATTCGGAGGTTCATCGTTTGATGGAAGTCCAAGCTTTTAA
- a CDS encoding diguanylate cyclase — protein MHIINTNKLKRKYLLLIGVIFFIALIVRAYYDVKHHEVMIGTKMSKLHKNALLQYEDMIMNLEDKYLPVGAQFMNIHDTYDLLKNRDRGKLYNSLEQDYEKLKKHNPNLHVMHFLDTKNTTILRMHKPSSFDDDLTNIRPIVAKTNKDKKTNFGFETGKNGITYRVTIPFITRKNEHLGVLEFGIKPQYFANRLDNLLHVESEILVKTSTMKNLSYKTNFDRIGDFSVISKNSIFKNFRDKINLNKKEQIIQDKNKTYILFNDLCLRDYNNEIVGKVIIAKDITKTVIENRNSLIMLNSINIMILFICYLLIYFIFTRYSNKLISAYENIQELEIAVDTDALTGINNRTSLDSFLKANVKHENKYAIIFLDIDHFKNINDTYGHDVGDTILKELANIILKSIRLDDFFARWGGEEFVIVLKTNSIQNAVKITKNIRENIHSTLFHNSIPVTCSFGVTMIDRPDDLDMVLKRADKLLYDAKDAGRDCIKSSS, from the coding sequence ATGCATATTATAAATACTAATAAGTTAAAAAGAAAATATCTTCTCCTTATAGGTGTGATTTTTTTTATTGCCTTAATTGTCAGAGCATATTATGATGTAAAGCATCATGAGGTTATGATTGGTACCAAAATGAGTAAACTTCATAAAAATGCTCTTTTGCAATATGAAGATATGATTATGAACCTAGAAGACAAATACCTCCCTGTAGGTGCCCAGTTTATGAACATACATGACACTTACGATCTTCTGAAAAATAGAGACAGAGGCAAACTGTACAACTCCCTGGAACAAGACTATGAAAAACTAAAAAAACATAATCCAAACTTACATGTAATGCACTTTTTAGATACAAAGAACACCACTATACTTAGGATGCATAAGCCTTCTAGTTTTGATGATGATCTTACTAATATCCGTCCTATAGTTGCCAAAACGAATAAAGATAAAAAAACTAACTTTGGATTTGAGACTGGCAAGAATGGTATAACATACCGTGTAACTATTCCGTTTATCACTAGAAAAAATGAGCATTTAGGAGTTTTAGAGTTTGGTATTAAACCGCAATATTTTGCTAACAGACTAGATAATTTACTTCATGTTGAGTCAGAAATTTTAGTAAAAACTTCTACAATGAAAAACTTATCATATAAAACAAACTTCGATAGAATTGGAGACTTCTCTGTTATTTCAAAAAATTCTATCTTTAAAAACTTTAGAGATAAAATAAACCTAAATAAGAAAGAACAAATCATACAAGACAAAAATAAAACATATATCCTCTTCAATGATTTATGCTTAAGAGACTACAATAATGAGATTGTTGGAAAGGTTATAATCGCAAAAGATATAACAAAAACAGTCATTGAGAATAGAAACTCCCTTATAATGCTAAACTCTATCAACATAATGATTTTATTTATTTGTTATCTTCTTATCTATTTCATTTTCACACGCTACTCTAACAAACTAATCAGTGCATATGAAAATATACAAGAGCTTGAAATCGCAGTTGATACAGATGCCCTAACCGGAATCAACAACCGAACATCACTAGATTCATTTCTAAAAGCAAATGTAAAACATGAAAATAAGTATGCGATTATATTTTTAGATATAGACCATTTTAAAAATATTAATGACACTTATGGCCATGATGTTGGAGATACAATACTAAAAGAGCTTGCAAATATAATCTTAAAAAGTATAAGGCTTGATGATTTTTTTGCTAGATGGGGAGGAGAAGAGTTTGTTATAGTTTTAAAAACAAACTCTATACAAAATGCAGTTAAAATCACTAAAAATATAAGAGAAAATATACACTCTACTCTCTTTCATAACTCCATTCCGGTTACTTGTAGCTTTGGTGTGACGATGATTGATAGACCTGATGATTTAGATATGGTTTTAAAAAGAGCCGATAAGCTCTTGTACGATGCTAAAGATGCAGGTAGAGACTGTATAAAAAGCAGCTCTTAA
- a CDS encoding YajQ family cyclic di-GMP-binding protein: MAKEYSFDISAKIDMQNFKNAINMVDKEVANRYDFKGTTYEVSYKEKEKLLVLIASSDNKLDALKDIVVAKFLKQGLSSKVLEELRVEDSSGNNRKMTFKIVDYIESKEAKKITAEIKKMKLKVNAQIEGDSIRVKGAKLDDLQKVIKEIREREWEAPLVFENMR, from the coding sequence ATGGCAAAAGAATACTCATTTGATATAAGTGCAAAGATAGATATGCAAAACTTTAAAAATGCTATAAATATGGTTGATAAAGAAGTAGCTAATCGTTATGACTTTAAAGGAACAACTTATGAAGTTAGTTATAAAGAGAAAGAAAAACTTTTAGTTTTAATCGCTTCTAGTGATAACAAACTAGATGCTTTAAAAGATATAGTCGTTGCTAAGTTTTTAAAGCAGGGACTCTCATCTAAAGTTCTAGAAGAGTTACGCGTAGAAGACTCATCTGGTAACAATAGAAAAATGACTTTTAAGATTGTTGATTATATAGAGTCAAAAGAAGCTAAGAAGATAACTGCAGAGATAAAAAAGATGAAGCTTAAGGTCAATGCTCAGATAGAAGGTGATTCAATCAGAGTTAAGGGTGCTAAACTTGATGATCTGCAAAAAGTTATAAAAGAGATACGTGAACGTGAGTGGGAAGCTCCACTTGTTTTTGAAAATATGAGATAA
- a CDS encoding diguanylate cyclase yields the protein MTYSFSNIFHSDCEEILDEFIDKYTSCVNTYNDEKAFVVRDYYKDILTILKSGFKKDELLTMFEKLAKYKISLDVPYILMVNEINALKTILISKMSEQEISSNIINVLSLFKDVNDKVAHIYLHEYVDELLRLNNLRITSLSDLLEKNIISHYESHLLWLTTLARHIKDEKIEDFPQLDDKLCDFGKWLHTDAKNVIQNNSKFKTIDALHSNLHLFAKKIYSHLGDSEHHIQITYLEKCELISLSIGTELALIDNVIMNKRVTKDTLTGALNRNGLRNVFESQYELSLATNNTFVLGICDLDHFKKINDTRGHVAGDKVLKSFVDVVKKHIRNSDVIIRYGGEEFVIILPTVSKEKGFEVLEKICRNFENNTLEFEGKDLNATVSIGMIEVRPEKMFKNSFIDEYIMIADQKLYTAKHTGRNRVESS from the coding sequence ATGACATACAGTTTTTCAAACATATTTCACAGCGACTGTGAAGAGATCCTAGATGAGTTTATAGATAAATATACTTCTTGTGTAAACACTTACAATGATGAAAAAGCATTTGTTGTTCGTGATTACTACAAAGATATTCTGACTATATTGAAATCTGGTTTCAAAAAAGATGAACTTCTTACAATGTTTGAAAAACTGGCAAAATACAAAATATCTTTAGACGTTCCCTATATTTTAATGGTAAACGAGATTAACGCTTTAAAAACCATCTTAATAAGCAAAATGAGCGAACAAGAGATAAGCTCTAATATCATTAATGTTCTCTCTTTATTTAAAGATGTTAACGACAAAGTTGCACACATATATCTTCATGAATACGTAGATGAACTTTTAAGACTAAATAATCTACGAATAACATCTCTATCTGATTTGTTAGAGAAAAACATCATCTCTCACTATGAATCTCATCTGTTATGGCTTACAACACTTGCACGTCATATTAAAGATGAAAAAATAGAAGATTTTCCACAGCTAGATGACAAGTTGTGTGATTTTGGCAAGTGGTTACATACAGATGCTAAAAATGTAATACAAAACAATTCAAAATTTAAAACAATAGATGCTCTTCATAGCAACCTGCATCTCTTTGCAAAAAAAATATATTCACATCTAGGTGATTCTGAGCATCATATACAGATTACTTATCTAGAAAAATGTGAACTTATCTCTCTTAGCATTGGCACAGAGTTAGCTCTAATAGATAACGTTATAATGAATAAAAGGGTTACTAAAGACACTCTAACAGGTGCACTTAATAGAAATGGTCTTAGAAATGTTTTTGAAAGCCAGTACGAGCTCTCACTGGCTACTAACAACACTTTTGTTCTAGGTATTTGTGATCTTGACCATTTCAAGAAGATAAATGATACTCGAGGTCATGTTGCAGGAGACAAAGTTCTTAAAAGCTTTGTGGATGTAGTAAAAAAACATATTCGTAATTCAGATGTAATCATTCGTTATGGAGGAGAAGAGTTTGTTATTATTCTTCCTACTGTAAGCAAAGAAAAAGGTTTTGAAGTTTTAGAAAAGATTTGTAGAAATTTCGAGAATAACACCTTAGAGTTTGAGGGCAAGGATTTGAATGCTACAGTAAGTATTGGGATGATTGAAGTAAGACCGGAGAAAATGTTTAAAAACTCTTTTATAGATGAGTACATTATGATTGCCGATCAGAAACTCTACACAGCTAAACACACTGGTAGAAATAGAGTTGAGTCCTCTTAA
- a CDS encoding DUF1538 domain-containing protein — protein sequence MLSIASFLKLLRESFRDLLPIILVIMFFQLAIIQSVPENWLSTAIGLGIVGVGLAVFLLGLEIGIFPVGEGLASEFARKGSTKWIIIFAFMIGFGTTVAEPALIVIAQKAASISNGRIDANTLRIVVAFSVGFAIVLGVWRIIKGHPIHYYIIAGYVMVVAATAFSPKEIVGLAYDLGGVTTSTVTVPLVAALGIGLASTIKGRNPVLDGFGLIAFASLTPMIFVQFYGIFVYEFIDVSTSIVAPVVEAAKTPAVFDFKILDILKGFVGVVIDVVPILAVILFFQYAILKKPIDNLKEVVIGFGLVIIGLDAFIVGLEMGLFSVGETMAFELTQYDNNIIIYSFGFLIGFSTTMAEPSLTAIAKKAKEISDGKINDFVLRLFVALGVAIGISLGAYRIVVGGEIVYYIMSGYLFVIVLTFMAPKYIVPIAYDSGGVTTSTVTVPLVAALGLGLATNIPGRDPLIDGFGLIAFASLFPMLTVMLYGIITDRMGVKGEHELEELHMDELRQAIEHANDMGLSTVQIHGTGQRHSYKMPFSAVHIIVPRKNQDKALIAARDAGAGGVTIMDAHGMGLTEMDNFYNRLHSDPTDVNLMFIVPTKKVDNIIFSIMHKLDIVGRGDGISYSYPISHLKGLTLKSSDL from the coding sequence GTGTTAAGCATTGCTTCGTTTTTAAAACTGTTAAGAGAGTCTTTTAGAGACTTATTACCTATCATTCTTGTTATTATGTTTTTTCAGTTAGCAATCATTCAAAGTGTGCCGGAAAACTGGTTAAGTACAGCTATCGGACTTGGAATAGTCGGTGTTGGTCTTGCTGTATTTCTTCTAGGTCTAGAGATCGGTATCTTTCCTGTTGGAGAGGGTCTTGCAAGTGAGTTTGCTAGAAAAGGCTCAACAAAATGGATAATCATTTTCGCCTTTATGATAGGTTTTGGTACAACTGTAGCTGAACCTGCACTAATAGTTATCGCACAAAAAGCGGCTAGTATCAGTAATGGTAGAATCGATGCTAACACACTTAGAATAGTTGTCGCATTTTCTGTCGGTTTTGCCATTGTTTTAGGTGTTTGGAGGATTATCAAAGGTCATCCTATACACTATTATATCATTGCCGGTTACGTTATGGTTGTTGCAGCAACAGCTTTTTCACCTAAAGAAATTGTAGGACTTGCTTATGACTTAGGTGGTGTTACTACTTCAACGGTGACGGTTCCTCTGGTCGCTGCTCTTGGTATTGGTCTGGCGTCTACTATTAAAGGCAGAAACCCTGTTTTAGATGGTTTTGGACTTATCGCTTTTGCATCTCTGACTCCTATGATATTTGTTCAGTTTTATGGAATTTTTGTATATGAATTTATTGATGTAAGTACCTCTATTGTTGCTCCTGTTGTGGAAGCAGCCAAGACTCCTGCTGTTTTTGACTTTAAGATTCTTGATATTTTAAAAGGTTTTGTTGGCGTAGTAATAGATGTTGTTCCTATTTTGGCAGTAATTTTATTTTTTCAGTACGCTATTTTAAAGAAACCAATAGATAATCTAAAAGAAGTAGTCATTGGTTTTGGGCTTGTTATTATTGGACTGGATGCATTTATCGTCGGTTTAGAGATGGGTCTATTCTCAGTCGGTGAGACTATGGCTTTTGAGCTGACTCAGTATGATAACAACATCATCATATACTCGTTTGGTTTTCTAATAGGCTTCTCAACTACTATGGCTGAACCTTCTCTGACTGCTATTGCAAAAAAAGCCAAAGAGATTAGTGATGGCAAGATAAATGATTTCGTACTTCGTCTATTTGTTGCACTAGGTGTTGCTATCGGTATCTCTTTGGGTGCATACAGAATCGTTGTTGGTGGAGAGATTGTTTACTACATCATGTCTGGTTATCTGTTTGTTATAGTCCTTACTTTTATGGCACCAAAATATATCGTACCTATTGCTTATGATAGTGGCGGAGTTACAACTTCAACTGTAACAGTTCCTTTAGTTGCTGCACTTGGTCTTGGTCTGGCGACAAACATACCTGGTCGTGATCCGCTTATTGATGGATTTGGTCTTATTGCCTTTGCTTCACTTTTCCCGATGCTAACAGTAATGCTCTATGGGATTATTACAGATAGAATGGGTGTTAAAGGTGAGCATGAGCTTGAAGAGTTACACATGGATGAGCTTCGTCAGGCTATTGAGCATGCTAACGATATGGGGCTCTCAACTGTACAGATTCACGGAACAGGGCAGAGACACTCATACAAAATGCCTTTCTCTGCTGTTCACATCATAGTACCTAGAAAAAATCAGGATAAAGCTCTTATTGCCGCTCGTGATGCAGGTGCCGGTGGCGTAACTATCATGGATGCGCACGGAATGGGGCTAACAGAGATGGATAACTTTTATAACCGTCTTCATAGTGATCCTACTGATGTAAACCTAATGTTCATAGTTCCAACGAAAAAAGTTGATAATATCATATTTAGCATTATGCATAAGCTTGATATTGTCGGTCGAGGAGATGGAATATCTTATTCATATCCTATCTCACACCTTAAAGGGTTAACCTTAAAAAGTAGCGATTTATGA
- a CDS encoding CZB domain-containing protein encodes MDIFQDRMRELSQNSQMISIENKDVTYAIFMVLSKLDHLLFKANGYKTVFSGEAQGHFAADTECRLGKWYFEGAGKEKFGNCSSYSKMAEPHKAVHDNIKKAVECVKANTCTQESQNVMTYFNNAEKASQQVVELLSNMLQEEKATRHKGKN; translated from the coding sequence ATGGATATTTTTCAAGATAGAATGCGAGAGCTTTCACAAAATTCACAAATGATCTCGATAGAAAATAAAGATGTAACTTACGCTATCTTTATGGTTCTTAGTAAACTTGATCACCTGCTCTTTAAAGCAAATGGCTACAAAACAGTCTTTAGCGGTGAGGCTCAAGGTCACTTTGCTGCAGATACAGAATGTAGACTTGGTAAATGGTACTTTGAGGGAGCCGGTAAAGAAAAGTTCGGCAACTGCTCAAGCTACTCTAAAATGGCTGAGCCTCATAAAGCAGTTCATGACAACATCAAAAAAGCAGTTGAATGTGTTAAAGCTAACACATGTACACAAGAGTCTCAAAATGTAATGACTTACTTTAACAATGCAGAAAAAGCCAGCCAACAGGTCGTAGAACTACTATCTAATATGCTTCAAGAAGAAAAAGCTACTCGACACAAGGGTAAAAACTAA
- a CDS encoding LapD/MoxY N-terminal periplasmic domain-containing protein, producing MTLFKQIALMLSTFLIIILTTVLVLNFKSANESVRDRLYTDAKNTASSLSLSLGTSQGDISIMTTMINASFDSGYYRYITLVDIENNLIYNREVEQKIIDVPQWFIDALSITAPVASANVSAGWSQVGVLNVQSDAGYAYKQLYTILINLLISFGIIAVIGLAILNLLLVIILKPLKEVQKQAEAVTRNEFIIQDNIPYTKEFKDVVLGMNNMVSKVKAMFDKGNEELKRQKELEYIDKATKLRNRKYLIDKLPEYLKIDATSKGGINMMIALSGIIEANEKIGHQQVDKFFLAIANIFDAHASNYDNSIVARMNGTEFSILLPDCSDKEGINLAKGIYSSCKKIAKGFNLDSSETFISLGLYSYNYKENIGQLLSHSDNALAQAKFSEDNIYLAKAEDTVEVMGKEAWRKIINDAIEKNSFNFVSWTAVDAKMRKIAHNVLSLTLKVDKDTTYYYGQFMAPANQAGLSFKIYENVLNMMFKTPDMRLKGSACSLRLPYDYLTLEGTYENMSNIFSIYASDLPFKLIIEMPDKLVRQNSVLIKKYKALFEKYNIDMGVFEFIGESVDYQYLQDLRPVYIKGETDYFLSQSDQALSALRLITDTVGISLIAAGVMDMETLNKLHEKDIHIIQGRATEMIELV from the coding sequence ATGACACTCTTTAAGCAAATAGCATTAATGCTGTCCACGTTTTTAATCATCATCTTAACAACTGTTCTTGTTTTAAACTTTAAAAGTGCCAATGAGTCTGTACGAGACAGATTATACACAGATGCTAAAAACACTGCTTCTTCACTTAGTCTATCTCTTGGAACTTCACAAGGTGACATCAGCATAATGACTACAATGATCAATGCAAGCTTTGATAGTGGTTATTATCGCTATATCACTCTTGTGGATATTGAGAACAACCTTATATACAACAGAGAAGTAGAACAAAAAATCATTGATGTACCGCAATGGTTTATAGATGCTCTTAGTATTACAGCACCTGTAGCATCTGCAAATGTTTCTGCAGGATGGTCTCAAGTGGGGGTGTTAAATGTTCAAAGTGATGCCGGCTATGCTTATAAGCAGTTATATACAATCTTGATAAATCTTCTAATATCTTTTGGCATCATCGCAGTAATAGGTTTAGCAATACTAAATCTACTTCTAGTAATTATCTTAAAACCACTAAAAGAAGTTCAAAAACAAGCTGAAGCTGTTACTAGAAATGAGTTTATTATTCAAGATAATATCCCTTATACAAAAGAGTTCAAAGATGTTGTTCTTGGTATGAATAATATGGTCTCAAAAGTAAAAGCCATGTTTGACAAGGGTAATGAAGAGCTTAAACGCCAAAAAGAGCTTGAGTATATAGATAAAGCTACAAAACTAAGAAACCGTAAATACCTTATTGATAAACTACCTGAATATTTAAAAATTGATGCTACTTCAAAAGGTGGTATCAATATGATGATTGCACTTAGCGGTATCATTGAAGCTAATGAGAAGATTGGTCACCAGCAAGTTGATAAATTCTTTTTAGCTATTGCAAATATTTTTGATGCGCATGCTAGTAACTATGATAACTCTATAGTCGCTAGAATGAATGGCACAGAGTTTTCTATTTTACTTCCAGATTGTTCAGATAAAGAAGGAATAAACTTGGCAAAAGGCATCTACTCTTCTTGTAAGAAGATTGCGAAAGGTTTTAATCTTGATTCGTCTGAGACATTTATATCTCTTGGCTTATATTCATATAACTACAAAGAAAATATTGGTCAACTTCTTTCTCATTCAGACAATGCTCTTGCACAAGCAAAATTCAGTGAAGATAATATTTATTTGGCAAAAGCTGAAGACACTGTAGAAGTTATGGGGAAAGAAGCGTGGAGAAAAATAATCAATGACGCTATTGAAAAAAATAGTTTCAACTTTGTTTCATGGACAGCAGTAGATGCAAAAATGAGAAAAATTGCACACAATGTCCTTAGCCTTACACTTAAAGTTGATAAGGATACTACATACTACTACGGTCAATTCATGGCTCCTGCTAATCAAGCCGGGCTAAGCTTTAAAATCTATGAGAATGTTCTAAACATGATGTTCAAAACTCCGGATATGAGGCTAAAAGGTTCTGCTTGTTCACTTAGACTTCCTTATGACTACTTAACTCTTGAAGGCACTTATGAAAACATGAGTAATATTTTTAGCATCTACGCTTCAGATCTTCCATTTAAGCTTATCATAGAGATGCCAGATAAACTTGTTCGTCAAAACTCTGTTCTTATTAAAAAGTATAAAGCCCTATTTGAAAAATACAATATAGATATGGGTGTATTTGAGTTTATTGGCGAGAGTGTTGATTATCAGTACTTACAAGATTTACGACCGGTATATATAAAAGGTGAAACCGATTATTTCCTAAGTCAAAGTGATCAGGCACTATCTGCTCTTAGACTTATAACAGATACAGTTGGCATCTCACTTATAGCTGCAGGCGTTATGGATATGGAGACTCTAAATAAACTTCATGAAAAAGACATTCATATAATCCAAGGTAGAGCTACAGAGATGATAGAGCTAGTGTAG
- a CDS encoding transglutaminase-like cysteine peptidase, whose amino-acid sequence MSKFKLLFFISLLFVNISYALAEPYVDKELLERIGEEYKVFAKKRFFFQQKTFDSLKDSSDFEKLDAVNKFYNDVRYSSDQNTYGMSDYWATPYEFLGRDRGDCEDYVIAKYFALQYLGMDMKKLFFFYVKSTKFKEAHMVLAYYEKPSAMPLILDNNNFKVLAADKRKDLQPIYRLQAGQVEKISTGKKVKSEKVGRQWDQLIKNIERKKI is encoded by the coding sequence ATGAGTAAATTTAAGCTGCTTTTTTTTATATCACTACTATTTGTCAATATCTCATACGCTTTGGCTGAGCCTTATGTAGATAAGGAGTTACTAGAGAGGATTGGGGAAGAGTATAAAGTATTTGCTAAAAAAAGATTTTTTTTTCAACAAAAAACTTTTGATTCACTAAAAGATAGTAGTGACTTTGAAAAGTTGGATGCTGTAAATAAATTTTACAATGATGTCAGGTACTCAAGCGATCAAAATACATACGGCATGAGTGACTATTGGGCTACTCCGTATGAATTTTTAGGCAGAGATAGAGGTGACTGTGAAGATTATGTAATTGCGAAATATTTTGCATTACAATATCTGGGAATGGATATGAAAAAACTATTTTTCTTCTATGTTAAATCTACAAAATTCAAAGAAGCTCACATGGTTTTAGCATACTATGAGAAACCATCAGCAATGCCACTTATATTGGATAATAACAATTTTAAAGTTCTAGCAGCTGACAAAAGAAAAGATTTACAACCTATTTACAGGCTTCAAGCTGGACAAGTTGAGAAAATATCAACTGGTAAAAAGGTGAAAAGTGAAAAAGTTGGTCGCCAATGGGATCAACTTATAAAAAACATCGAAAGGAAAAAAATATGA